The nucleotide sequence AGACAGGCAAGGCTGGACAATGCTTAGCCTACATTAGTAAAATGCCTTATTGTCTAGAGCTATTGTGATTTTGTTGCCCACAATTAACTTAAAATACAAAGCCAATTTTCAATTCTGCccaaaaatttaatttataacaGCTAGCCTTAACCAGGGTAGGAATTAATATTTGGCTTTAGGGGACTAGTTTGGATATAGAAAAGTTGAAACGCCCCCTTAATGTATTTAGGAGGGTTTTTTTAAGGTTTAGGGGGGCTCTTTTCCAAAGTTCAATATATGCTGTTTACAGAAATGGTTGTAAGCATTCAACAGGATAAAGTCAGCACAATTACCCTATTACTGGTGCTGCAATTTACTGTATAGCAAGTTTATTAAAAGTTTGATAGCAAAAATTTGCGAGCATTTAGCAAATAATGTCAATCCACCGAATACATGACGAAAACCAataacccatcaactgaaatagaaaacacaggtttACTTCCGCTGGTGACTTTTCCTAAGGCatgtatgtttttttgtgtggataaaatcacatactgtaccttccaaacaactgccaatttccagcaaatttaaagttgtaaacaaagctatgcagtttttgttttgtttttgcaaactgatggttaggctacatttcccattgacttagtgtggttgttaggctaataTTTGGTTAAAGATTGCAAGTTTAATggatatatttaatttttattttcaacacaACTTGAGCGAGTAAACAGATGGATAGGTAAGATTACCATGTTGACCTACTTCACCTgtgaagttaggctaccatgtggtctgATATTTGTGGGGATTATAGGTTATTGGCactgaaattgcttagtggAGGCCGTAACCGCAGTAACTATGCGGAGATTGTGCGTGACCCTCcggcactgcttcaaattttatgcgggattgtgagaactgtttgcgcgattcgcgatgCTACTGCAATGCCTAGCTAAAACaaaagcatgtcacaattaattttacacagacacctgatataacgagggcgattttcttaagGGCGAATCGCCCTTCGCCCtgcttatttccgaccctggCCTTGACATTTCACTTCCATGCTGTGCACGTAGAGGTGGGCAAATGTACGCACAAAGTTAGGAGGGGCACATTATTAGAATAATCCAGTATCATAGTGGGCTTGTTATTGAGGATTTTAAGGATTAGATCAATGATCCTAATGAAAGATAATCCACAACAATCATCTGCAAGCATTTTTCATGTTAGACCAAATAGTATTTCCTCCAAATAATTGTTCACTACATAAATAATGTGTAGAATTGGGCGAACTTTGACCCCAAGATGTCTTTTTTCCATCACAAAATTGCCCATGTGCTAGGCCGATACAGATATTCATGATTGACAAATTTGGCATCAGTTTGTCCAGttttaaattgcatttttttcttttaatagattATACAAACAGTCAAGGCTTATTCATCTTTCATTGTAAATCAAACAAATTCTTTTTAATGGTATGTACCTGTAAAGGTTCAAGGTTAAGGAGTACATATTTCTGCTTTCTTTAACAGGGTTAGCTAAGCTGGCCTACTGTTCCTGGGGTGGTACTCTGATAAATATGGAGGCACCTCAATCAAGGTTCCAAGTCAATGATGGGCCTAAGCCTGTTACTATAAACCAAGGATAGTTAGGACACAAGTGCTTATTAACATGCGGGAGGGGAACGGTTGACCAAAAATTAGGAGTCAGAGCTGTTTCTTTGATGAGGTGTTTGTGGTGCAATTTTCAGCAACATTTTGCTTATTTGACCTGTGGCctcctgacctttgaccctttaGCTAACTTTTAAAAAATTTCTGTCTTATATAGGCTACttcatatatatgctatattgtgAAGTCAAAATTGACCCCCACACATACACAGacatcaaacatttttttattcccCCACCCCAGTTGGTACTTGCCAGCCAATGGCATAAGGTTATCATAAGGTACCCCATTAAGTTCCCACTAGCCCACCAGCTTACAGTTCTATACCACAAGGGATGGAAATTAGGCTACTTGTCTGTTTACAGACCATTGGTTTGTTCAAAAACAGGTGACCCAATGGAATAAAACATCCCCCTGTCTCTAAATGTATACAAGGATGAGATAATAAAGTTACAACACAAAAAGTGACAACTATTTTAGCTCCTTGTGAGAGTTTGGTATTAAGGTGGtgataaatttattaaacaGATCATGGAACATACTTCTTTCTAAAATTTTACAGGGCAGGTTGCGAATGAAGACCGAGAAGAGGCAATGGGTAAGATAAAAAATTATACTTGTAAGAGAAAGGAAACCATTTCATTGTGTTTTGGATAAAAGCTTTGTCAATTGAATGATGGAAACAAAAGGACCCAGTAATGGCGCAATTGAAAAACTTCATGTAAGAAATTTTAGAGGCTCATCCGTAAGTGTTTGTTTTGTGGATATACTATTTGGTGGCCTTAATAGCTAGGTAATAGCTAAGAAAGTGCAATCACACAACTTTTCATGTGGATTTTGCGATTATTCCTCCATGTTTTCCTCTGGGCACATGCATGCAATGGTAGACAACCTTCACTGAATCGTATTCCTCATGGAAAACAACCCCAGCCAAGTTGTAACCACCTAAAATATTATTAGTGTTTGGATGCACCATTGACCACCATAGAGTGGAGGACTGGTAGTCCTttgggaggggtgaggggtgatgGTTCGAATATCCTATCTAAGCCTCAGTTTCTTTGTAtacttcaaatttcatagaagttTCTCCCAGCCAGTCAGTAGTTATAATATGGTGACTCATGTATTAATGCTGTTAGTTAATTTCTTGCTGTGTCCAGCAGAACAGGAGGCTGATGttcaacagagaaaaaaaagagcaagAGGAGAATCCCCATCCATGACCAACAAGTCACCTGTATGTAAGTATGACAGTTTATTATACTGGATATGTAGGGGCACCAAGAATTATGGGAAGAGGGATAAATGGCAAGAATGATGtcgaaaaatataaaatgttatcgGATTAATCTTCAGCAAATTGAGAATAAAGTGAGACTTAAATGAGGGAAGTCAATCAGCTCCTTTACATTTTGCAGACTAGATCATTGCCTAATAAATAAAGTGATGTTATTGAAGTTTGTTATCAAGTCAGTTTAAACATAACATAACTGATTTTGTCgaaaaaaaatagatattaGAGGGACACAGAAAAAGTTATTAATCTTAACTGAGACAATTACCTGCACTGACCTATAATATACTGAAGTAGAACATGGTAGAACTAGATGTATTAATGTAATAACTGGTAAGGCTTATATTCCTCTAGCTATGCTGTAGATTTTGAACGCTACATAAGTAATGTTCCATGTGAGAAACAGTTATCAGCTTGACATTGTATTAAAACTTTCGTATTTTGTATCTGATTTAGCTGTTCATTACCCTCAAGACTCAAACATCTGCATTATATCCTTTATGAAATACATTTCCTACCTCGAAACAAAGAACTACAGAACTGTAGTAAACTTACCAGACCCTATAATAAAATACCTATGCTACATCATTAACCTACTCGATATCAAAAGAGGTATTAGTTAACAGTAACAACTGGCTGTTTGACTTTTGTCATGCAGTCTTACCAAAACTATAAATCAGCAATCAAATTGAAGAATATAGAGTATAACTTAATAACTAATAAATATACcccaaatatttatttcttgtacAGAAGGACTCTCATATGCATGTGGCATACAAGTCAGAACTATGTTTTCCCTAATTCCAGTTCCTTTTCTTTCTCAGGCAAATGTAATTGCATTCCAAATGAATTATACTGACAGTCTTAATCTCCCTGACACATGCAATGGTTAACAAGTGGTTACTTTACACAGTAACAGAAGGAAGATAACCCTGCAGACTTTGTGACCTCATAATGCTTGTGTTTTGTAAATTTGGTTGGATGGATCATTCAATTGATATGAATTATCATTATGAGAGCAATTGGGCAACTAAattcaataagctacagtaatgtactgtaattTTACATGTAATTACTAGTTGAGTCAAGGGATGGATATAATTTGGTGCCATCAGTTCTAGTTATTACCTGGTGTCTGTTATCATTTGGTTGAATATGATAAAGTAGTTGCATGTTTTAGGAGAGATGAAAAATCTGTGACATTTGCTTCAAGATGACTATGCAGCTACTGGAATTATCAATTAGTCTTGAAGCATAGaaattttaaaggcattgaacactcgccccaaaccgcgtgcggccatctgaaaaagttaactttctgttgcttgtaaGTGACCTTTTGTTCGTGtgactacaaaatgcagacagtacagtaatgaaatgcgataccttgttatctttagctggacctgagatgtccatcgctgtattggtttttacactgtgctgtgggtattgaccgcagcatgaactgactgtacactagtgtctaaataccgatggtagcaagctgtgtgtgtgtattttctgggatcgatggtgatgtctaaaacacctcattcgaaactaggtcagattaccggcattagactttCTTTTTGAGCGAGTCTTGACACCCTTAAACTAACAACATGCTGTCATTATCTTATTTGTATTGATTTGTGTATCCTCATCAAACTCAATTGTTTTAACGGTCTTCATTTAATTTCTTGCTGTGTCCAGCAGTGCGGAGGGCTGATGTACaacagagaagaaaaagagCAAGAGGAGATTCCCGATCCATGACCAACAAGTCACCTGTATGTAAGTATGACAGTGTGCGAAGATCTTTATGACGGAATGTCAAAAAGTGtgtttacaaaatgttacaaaatctTTAAGGAGTAAcaagtttatgaaaataaagGAACTAGGATAATGGGCGGCTCAATTTTTCACACTTTCACTAGGGAGAGGTTTTTGTTTGCATCATGTTTACATGATTGCCTTGTAACTATCAAATTTGATTTAAGTTTTTTCATCGGCTGTTATGTCGTTTTCTTCACTAAGCATGTCAATTTGGCCTGCATTCAGGCAAAAGGAATATACCAATCACTGCAGTATTGGAATGGTGACAAAATGCTGATCAAATAagaattaatatttacttttcttCACAATACAACTTGATCGCCCTTGTGCGTGGGATCAGATCCTCCTTGCATACTCACAAGGATCGGCAGGAAGCAGCTAGGGTGAACTGATTTCAGTAGACAGGACACACTTGGTTATATATGCTCCATTAGTTTACTTTTGGGCAAGAATTAATCAGTTGCAGTTAAAGGTGGCAATTGCTCTTATTGTGCTATGGAAATCTgtttaaaacaataatattgGTTATGctttagttttttattttttattttgggtaaATGCAATAATCAAATCATGTGGAAATCTGGCAAATGAGTCAAAGCAAGGAAGGACAGCTATTTTGAAAGAAACACCATTAGATGAGCTCCTTTGGCATGCAAACAGCTGgagtttatttgaaaaaaaaagtaaaatcaaGAAAAGTGTACAATTCTTTGTGGGAATCAACTCAACCAAGGAAATGTTTGCAGAAGTGCTCCCATAATAAAGAAGATGTTTTTATGCTTTGTCTACACAGATGACTTTAGGCCTTGCTTGTATAAATATTACTTGAGCATCATCATGCACCTTAGTAAGAAAGCAGACTAAATTTAGTTGGCTCTTTTTTCTGGATTTGAAATGACAGAGTAAAATTTTATTTAAGGACTGGAGACACTCTTCCAGTACCTTGTTTTTAGCAATTCGTATGTGATGAAAGGAAGGTTGTTATTGGTGCACCTTTATATAATGAAGAAAAGGTTTAATCCTATTAACAATTTATACAACTTCACATACCCTGACCAGAATAAGGTACATGGGGAGGATTCCCAAGTTTCCCAATTGCCTCTACAGCTAGTTGCTGCAGCAATCATTTCTAACACCAGACAAATTGGGTATTAGATGTTTATTGTACACATATGTTCAGACATTATGACTGCAATAGTTTCAAATCtgctgaatattaatgagcATTCGCAAGACAACACTTCCTCTGGTTGCTTTACCTAGTGTTGTATGTCAGGCGTCAGGTACCTTCCATGGTGTATAACTGTATCATCAAACatgatttcatatatagttCTTTCTAATTTTTGAAGTCATGTTCAAGCTCAATTAACATGGATTTcactttttattttcctcatttgtTTCAGGTAGGAAATACATTAAATGGAGTGAAAGTGCTTCAAAGTGTGTGGTGGAAAATTTTGAATGTTACACCAAAGGACTTGCAGAAAAGAAGCTCCCAAGTAAGTATGCATGCCTAAGTTAAGGCCTGATTAAATTATATAATACATGTTTGCtttatctcatgaatattaatgagatcaaaacacttaatgttaatatctttaaattGGGAAATCAGGCAACTGTAAGGtgtaatttcttcaaacatatTCCAATTGCAAAAGTACAGCTACCAAATGTTGGAGGTTCTTCAAACTTTGTTATGTTGACATTGGCAGATATTTGGAAACCTGCTGATATGTGCTGTACAACTGATATCAAGCATGAGGGACAAGTTTTAGCATTATTTGCAAACACAAATTTTGCTCTTGTTTCCATAGAGCTTTTTGAAAAAATCCCTATGAAACTAATCAGTGAACATCAGCAAGGAActgtgttttcattctggttgtgTTCCTATCAAAAAGTACCACTGGAGTTACCTTTCATGATCCTGACCCTCATAAAATTTTAtaagcaaaacaaaatcatttctaATTCGTAgagttatttgtttttccaaCTAGGTCGCAATGAGATTGAAGATTCTCTGGAGGAAGGAGCAATAGACCATATGTTTGATTGGTAGACCGTCAGAACAACAATTTTCAACGAGACTAATAAACATAGATTTAGGGAAAGGGTGAGATCAGTAGAGATGAAGATGTTATAGAATAAG is from Apostichopus japonicus isolate 1M-3 chromosome 16, ASM3797524v1, whole genome shotgun sequence and encodes:
- the LOC139983472 gene encoding uncharacterized protein isoform X5, producing the protein MEQEADVQQRKKRARGESPSMTNKSPVSVRRADVQQRRKRARGDSRSMTNKSPVCRKYIKWSESASKCVVENFECYTKGLAEKKLPSRNEIEDSLEEGAIDHMFDW
- the LOC139983472 gene encoding uncharacterized protein isoform X2, coding for MQARTVNLTYVRESARYPCCTIKMRAVEIDFGSLGQVANEDREEAMEQEADVQQRKKRARGESPSMTNKSPVSVRRADVQQRRKRARGDSRSMTNKSPVCRKYIKWSESASKCVVENFECYTKGLAEKKLPSRNEIEDSLEEGAIDHMFDW
- the LOC139983472 gene encoding uncharacterized protein isoform X4 translates to MQARTVNLTYVRESARYPCCTIKMRAVEIDFGSLGQVANEDREEAMEQEADVQQRKKRARGESPSMTNKSPVLRRADVQQRRKRARGDSRSMTNKSPVCRKYIKWSESASKCVVENFECYTKGLAEKKLPSRNEIEDSLEEGAIDHMFDW
- the LOC139983472 gene encoding uncharacterized protein isoform X1, with translation MQARTVNLTYVRESARYPCCTIKMRAVEIDFGSLGQVANEDREEAMAEQEADVQQRKKRARGESPSMTNKSPVSVRRADVQQRRKRARGDSRSMTNKSPVCRKYIKWSESASKCVVENFECYTKGLAEKKLPSRNEIEDSLEEGAIDHMFDW
- the LOC139983472 gene encoding uncharacterized protein isoform X3, with product MQARTVNLTYVRESARYPCCTIKMRAVEIDFGSLGQVANEDREEAMAEQEADVQQRKKRARGESPSMTNKSPVLRRADVQQRRKRARGDSRSMTNKSPVCRKYIKWSESASKCVVENFECYTKGLAEKKLPSRNEIEDSLEEGAIDHMFDW